One Mya arenaria isolate MELC-2E11 chromosome 7, ASM2691426v1 genomic window carries:
- the LOC128240958 gene encoding uncharacterized protein LOC128240958, which translates to MDEKGIPCVILLTKVEKVAPELEDNWKTAFQNAKVKECAGKAANIIGISRNNVYPVTNYEIEVEVDEDLNVLSLLALRQIIHLSMDHMENVKLREDGNDVSESAEDVGAFRNKGINQGPTVTVVHNEHKSVYGGNASQSWTGDKGNASDQQAFLYQLQFSGAIKYCNGNHAVRRPMEAMAKNKPMETYLRIYQESISDRLGIVRIALFASFHPSTYITWKSERFVQKPTMNHRIHCGVIVIDASMVDAFTDENTSKLKALKSLMDEKGIPCVVLLTKIDKVAPELEDNWKTTFKDPKVKECVDKAATAIGISRNNVYPVKNYEIEVEVDEELNVLSLLALRQIIHLSMDHMENVKLREDGNAVSESVVAVGSDTA; encoded by the exons ATGGATGAGAAAG gcaTTCCATGTGTGATTCTACTGACTAAAGTTGAAAAGGTAGCCCCTGAACTTGAAGACAATTGGAAAACGGCCTTTCAAAACGCAAAAGTCAAGGAATGCGCTGGCAAAGCAGCAAACATTATCGGTATCAGTAGAAACAACGTGTACCCAGTAACGAACTATGAGATAGAAGTAGAGGTCGACGAAGATTTGAACGTGCTGTCACTGTTGGCGTTGCGGCAAATCATACACCTCTCGATGGATCACATGGAAAACGTGAAGTTGCGAGAAGACGGAAATGATGTTTCTGAGAGCGCGGAAGATGTGGG TGCTTTCCGCAACAAGGGCATCAACCAGGGCCCTACTGTCACTGTGGTACACAATGAACACAAGTCAGTGTATGGGGGAAATGCTAGCCAGTCGTGGACAGGAGATAAAGGCAATGCATCCGACCAGCAGGCATTTCTGTATCAGCTGCAGTTTTCTGGAgctataaaat ATTGCAATGGGAACCATGCAGTACGGAGACCTATGGAAGCCATGGCGAAAAATAAGCCAATGGA AACTTATTTAAGGATATACCAAGAATCAATATCTGACAGGCTGGGTATAGTCAGGATCGCACTGTTTGCTTCG TTTCACCCATCAACCTATATTACATGGAAGTCAGAGAGGTTTGTTCAGAAACCAACAATGAACCATCGTATTCATTGTGGAGTGATCGTCATTGATGCTTCGATGGTTGATGCTTTCACAGATGAAAACACGTCTAAACTGAAAGCACTAAAATCCTTGATGGACGAAAAAG GGATCCCTTGTGTTGTCCTGCTGACCAAAATCGACAAGGTTGCACCGGAACTGGAGGACAACTGGAAGACGACCTTTAAAGATCCAAAGGTCAAGGAGTGTGTGGACAAAGCCGCGACCGCCATTGGTATCAGTAGAAACAACGTGTACCCAGTAAAGAACTATGAGATAGAAGTAGAGGTCGACGAAGAGTTGAATGTGCTGTCACTGTTGGCGTTGCGGCAAATTATACACCTCTCGATGGACCACATGGAAAACGTGAAGTTGCGTGAAGACGGAAATGCTGTTTCTGAGAGCGTTGTAGCGGTGGGGTCAGATACCGCTTAA
- the LOC128241784 gene encoding uncharacterized protein LOC128241784 translates to MTNIKNSSPGMQRPLNDNSVQDQRSKLASENESIPPGRTDVDEQRPLDFKSVQDQKSSRASESESIHPENTDVDEQRPLDFKSVQDQRSSRASESESIPPERTDVDELIKYDFRIDPKDIEHFGQCIECVKAIPVFSYDDIEIGDHITYNGRIYDHHAIVSAKFGNEKIKIIEATNSFSGAVFGLFPFGRKALIKESERSLDFTKDRIHVVVYKKRVFENIKVASRAKAICEAKGKTSKYDYHLLDNNCEHFATFCVTGKKFSLQVIKVELVARLFVLNGFVGLSDERKRNEFLHERKHICNKCYKLNEPLLNVSTRPITSAYDVAPGDIIRYYYWNLLHDAVVLETEHFNKTSMKCRIAHYAFCGFFSHRTIKDEEVTVPFDGSQCVLEYKTTNFEVYETEKVIERARSRVGEQRFVFFSNDTSHFARWCKLPRIRRGQIDIGDQGE, encoded by the coding sequence atgacaaatattaaaaacagttCACCTGGGATGCAGAGACCGCTTAATGATAATTCAGTCCAAGATCAAAGGTCAAAGCTTGCATCGGAAAATGAAAGCATTCCACCCGGGAGAACAGACGTCGACGAGCAGAGACCGCTTGATTTTAAATCAGTCCAAGATCAAAAGTCAAGCCGTGCATCGGAAAGTGAAAGCATTCACCCCGAGAATACAGACGTCGACGAGCAGAGACCGCTTGATTTTAAATCAGTCCAAGATCAAAGGTCAAGCCGTGCATCGGAAAGTGAAAGCATTCCACCCGAGAGAACAGACGTCGATGAGcttattaaatatgattttcgAATAGACCCAAAAGACATTGAACACTTTGGGCAATGCATCGAATGCGTGAAAGCAATCCCAGTCTTTTCTTACGACGATATAGAAATCGGAGATCATATCACATATAACGGAAGAATTTACGATCATCATGCAATTGTTTCGGCAAAATTCGGAAATGAAAAGATCAAAATAATAGAGGCTACAAATAGCTTTTCCGGGGCAGTATTCGGTCTTTTCCCATTTGGTAGGAAAGCATTAATAAAAGAATCTGAGAGGTCATTGGATTTTACTAAGGACCGGATTCATGTTGTGGTATATAAGAAACGAGTCTTCGAAAACATCAAAGTAGCCAGCAGGGCAAAGGCTATTTGCGAAGCTAAAGGTAAAACTAGTAAATACGACTATCATTTATTGGATAACAATTGTGAGCATTTCGCAACGTTTTGCGTCACAGGAAAGAAATTTAGTTTGCAAGTTATCAAAGTGGAACTGGTTGCCAGGCTCTTCGTACTTAATGGATTTGTTGGTTTGAGTGATGAGAGGAAACGCAACGAATTTCTACATGAGAGAAAACACATTTGTAACAAATGCTATAAACTGAATGAGCCCTTACTGAACGTGTCCACGAGACCTATTACGTCAGCATATGACGTAGCACCTGGTGACATCATCAGATACTACTACTGGAATTTACTCCACGATGCAGTTGTCCTGGAAACagaacatttcaacaaaaccTCCATGAAATGTCGAATCGCCCATTATGCGTTTTGTGGTTTCTTTTCGCATAGGACAATTAAGGACGAGGAGGTCACGGTGCCGTTTGATGGCAGTCAGTGTGTTCttgaatacaaaacaacaaactttgAAGTGTACGAAACGGAAAAGGTAATTGAAAGGGCAAGGTCAAGAGTAGGGGAACAACGTTTTGTGTTTTTCTCAAATGATACCAGCCATTTTGCGCGTTGGTGTAAGTTGCCGAGAATCAGACGTGGACAAATTGACATCGGCGACCAGGGTGAATAA
- the LOC128239909 gene encoding uncharacterized protein LOC128239909, with product MESTDGPMEEIRTNLLKVGLDDLQRPSNLQSVIHGYGTNKTDENCGTPRTDSTEEDIDQPDYEVVGPEEFGKCTECVKAVPVFSFSQIAVGDHITFYGRLYDHHAIVTQKLGDNQIKIIEATNTPAGAVFGLMFWKKAFIEETVKTLDYANGNINVVVYKNRVFTKAKVARRARVYCEGQRENRDFDYNVFRNNCEHFATYCVTGKPFSIQVVKFQMVAKLFLGSGFRGISDERMRNAKLFENNSICSRCNDMNKRLLSVSVKPILSADDVHAGDVIRYTYCNLLHEGVVLGTREAEKSSVKVSIAHYAFRGFLSHRTIIEEENTIRFDGSYAVLQYGPPQYEVYPPEKVVERAKSRINEQRFVFFSNDSSHFARWCKLPRKRSQSRVQLNDIMEQSLDESMN from the coding sequence ATGGAGTCCACAGACGGGCCGATGGAAGAGATCAGGACTAACTTGCTCAAGGTTGGTCTTGACGATCTCCAAAGACCATCTAATTTGCAGTCGGTAATCCATGGATATGGAACAAATAAAACAGATGAAAATTGTGGAACACCGCGTACAGATTCAACAGAAGAAGATATTGATCAGCCGGATTATGAGGTTGTAGGTCCAGAGGAGTTCGGTAAATGTACAGAATGTGTCAAAGCTGTACCTGTTTTCTCTTTCAGTCAAATTGCTGTCGGTGATCATATTACATTTTATGGAAGATTGTATGATCACCATGCAATTGTGACTCAAAAACTAGGTGATAACCAGATCAAAATCATCGAAGCCACGAATACACCTGCAGGGGCAGTTTTTGGACTTATGTTCTGGAAAAAAGCTTTCATTGAGGAAACTGTGAAGACGCTTGATTACGCAAACGGCAATATTAACGTTGTTGTTTACAAGAATCGGGTGTTCACGAAGGCAAAGGTTGCAAGACGCGCGAGAGTGTATTGTGAAGGGCAAAGGGAAAATCGTGATTTTGACTATAATGTTTTCCGTAATAACTGCGAACATTTTGCGACGTACTGTGTGACCGGAAAACCGTTCAGCATACAAGTAGTAAAGTTTCAGATGGTGGCCAAACTTTTTCTAGGAAGTGGCTTTCGTGGAATAAGCGATGAGAGAATGCGCAACGCGAAGCTGTTCGAGAATAACTCCATATGCAGTCGATGTAACGATATGAACAAACGTCTTCTAAGCGTAAGCGTCAAACCGATTTTATCAGCAGATGACGTTCACGCTGGTGACGTCATCCGATACACATACTGTAATTTACTTCACGAGGGAGTCGTTTTAGGAACGAGGGAAGCTGAAAAATCATCAGTAAAAGTCAGCATTGCGCATTACGCTTTCCGTGGATTTCTCTCACACAGAACGATAATTGAAGAAGAAAATACTATACGGTTTGATGGTAGTTACGCTGTTCTTCAATACGGGCCTCCGCAATACGAGGTGTATCCACCAGAAAAAGTAGTGGAGCGAGCAAAGTCTCGCATCAATGAGCAGCGGTTCGTCTTCTTTTCAAATGATTCGAGTCATTTCGCACGCTGGTGTAAGCTGCCGCGAAAACGCAGCCAGTCACGTGTACAGTTAAATGACATTATGGAACAATCACTCGATGAATCCATGAACTGA